From Cyclopterus lumpus isolate fCycLum1 chromosome 4, fCycLum1.pri, whole genome shotgun sequence, a single genomic window includes:
- the tmco1 gene encoding calcium load-activated calcium channel, whose product MSTMFADTILIVFISVCTALLAEGITWVLVYRTEKYKGLKAEVEKQSKKLEKKKETITESAGRQQKKKIERQEEKLKNNNRDLSMVRMKSMFAIGFCFTALMGMFNSIFDGRVVARLPFVPLSYIQGLSHRNLLGEDYTDCSFIFLYILCTMSIRQNIQKMLGLAPSRAATKQAGGFLGPPPQAAKFS is encoded by the exons ATGAGCACCATGTTCGCCGATACTATCCTCATCGTGTTTATCTCCGTTTGTACAGCGCTGTTGGCCGAAG GGATTACCTGGGTTTTAGTGTATCGCACTGAAAAGTACAAGGGGCTCAAGGCTGAAGttgaaaaacaaagcaaaaaac tcgagaagaaaaaggaaaccaTCACAGAATCTGCAGGAcgtcaacagaagaagaaaattg AACGACAAGAAGAGAAActgaagaacaacaacagagactTGTCTATG GTGCGCATGAAGTCCATGTTCGCCATAGGCTTCTGCTTCACAGCTTTGATGGGCATGTTCAACTCCAT CTTCGACGGAAGAGTCGTGGCCAGGTTGCCATTCGTGCCGCTCTCCTACATCCAGGGACTGTCGCATCGCAACCTGCTGGGCGAGGATTACACGGACTGCTCCTTTATCTTCCTCTACATCCTCTGCACCATGTCCATCAGACAG AACATTCAGAAGATGCTCGGCCTCGCGCCCTCCAGAGCTGCAACCAAACAGGCTGGAGGCTTCCTGGGACCTCCTCCCCAAGCAGCCAAGTTTTCCTGA
- the aldh9a1a.1 gene encoding 4-trimethylaminobutyraldehyde dehydrogenase A translates to MAQSILDTMPGATTGTVLISDPLNFWGGKRVKPMQEKNTEPVFEPATGRILCQMVPCGAEEVDEAIKSAHAAYLQWRKMAGMERARVMLEAARIIRERREKIAKLEVINNGKSITEALVDIDVAWQCIEYYAGLAGTLAGQHIQLPGGSFAYTRREPLGVCVGIGAWNYPFQIASWKSAPALACGNAMVFKPSPMTPVTAVILAEIYKEAGVPDGLFCVVQGGADTGTLLCQHPKVAKVSFTGSVPTGKKVMEMSAKGVKQVTLELGGKSPLLIFKDCELENAVKGALMANFLTQGEVCCNGTRVYVQREIMPQFLEKVVKRTKAIPVGDPLLDGTRMGALISKPHLEKVLGFVSQAKKEGAKVLCGGEPIVPSDPNLKGGYFMAPCVLDNCRDDMTCVKEEIFGPVMSVLPFDTEEEVIGRANNTTFGLASGVFTRDISRAHRVAENLEAGTCFINNYNISPVEVPFGGYKMSGFGRENGQVTIEYYSQLKTVVVEMGDVDSLF, encoded by the exons ATGGCCCAGTCAATCCTCGACACAATGCCCGGAGCCACGACGGGCACCGTGCTGATCTCAGACCCGCTGAACTTCTGGGGTGGGAAGCGAGTGAAGCCCATGCAGGAGAAAAACACGGAGCCCGTGTTTGAACCTGCGACCG GCCGCATCTTGTGTCAGATGGTTCCCTGTGGGGCCGAGGAGGTGGACGAGGCCATAAAGAGCGCTCACGCTGCCTACCTACAGTGGCGCAAGATGGCCGGCATGGAGAGGGCGAGGGTGATGTTGGAGGCCGCCCGCATTATCAGG GAAAGAAGGGAGAAAATCGCAAAGCTGGAAGTGATCAACAATGGCAAGTCCATCACTGAAGCGCTGGTTGATATTGATGTTGCCTGGCAGTGCATTGAGTACTATGCTGGCCTGGCTGGTACACTCGCAG GCCAGCACATCCAGCTACCTGGAGGATCGTTTGCTTACACCAGGAGGGAGCCCCTTGGCGTGTGCGTGGGAATCGGGGCATGGAACTACCCCTTCCAGATCGCATCATGGAAGTCCGCTCCTGCTCTGGCATGTG gtaacgCCATGGTATTCAAGCCCTCTCCGATGACCCCTGTGACGGCTGTCATTCTGGCTGAGATTTACAAAGAGGCGGGGGTGCCCGACGGGCTCTTCTGCGTGGTGCAAGGCGGGGCGGACACCGGCACCTTGCTCTGCCAGCACCCGAAGGTCGCCAAAGTATCTTTCACCGGCAGTGTACCCACGGGCAAAAAG GTCATGGAAATGTCTGCAAAGGGGGTGAAGCAAGTGACTCTGGAGCTCGGAGGGAAATCTCCCCTCCTGATCTTCAAAGACTGTGAGCTGGAGAACGCAGTGAAGGGAGCGCTTATGGCAAATTTCCTGACACAGGGCGAG gtTTGCTGCAACGGCACCAGAGTGTACGTGCAAAGAGAGATCATGCCCCAGTTCCTTGAGAAAGTCGTGAAAAGGACCAAGGCCATCCCGGTGGGTGACCCCCTGTTGGACGGCACCCGGATGGGCGCGCTGATCAGCAAGCCGCACCTGGAGAAAGTGCTGGGATTTGTCAGCCAGGCCAAGAAAGAG GGAGCCAAAGTGCTTTGTGGAGGAGAGCCTATTGTCCCCAGTGACCCCAACTTGAAAGGGGGCTACTTTATGGCACCTTGTGTGCTTG ACAACTGCAGGGATGACATGACCTGTGTGAAGGAGGAGATCTTTGGCCCGGTCATGTCAGTGCTGCCTTTCGACACGGAGGAAGAAGTGATCGGAAGAGCCAACAACACCACGTTTGGTTTGGCCTCTGGCGTCTTCACCAG GGACATTTCCCGAGCACATCGCGTGGCTGAGAACCTGGAGGCAGGGACCTGCTTCATCAACAACTACAACATTAGCCCTGTTGAAGTGCCATTTGGAGGATACAAGATGTCAG GTTTTGGCAGAGAGAACGGCCAGGTGACAATCGAGTACTACTCCCAGCTGAAGACCGTGGTTGTGGAAATGGGTGACGTCGACAGCCTCTTCTAG